A stretch of the Pseudalkalibacillus hwajinpoensis genome encodes the following:
- a CDS encoding NADP-dependent isocitrate dehydrogenase yields the protein MAEKRPITVATGDGIGPEIMEATLHILEQAGAEIEPEFIDVGEKVYLSGNSTGIPQEAWDSLRRTKVLLKAPITTPQGGGYKSLNVTIRTAMGLYANVRPCVSYNPVVENKHPDMDLVIVRENEEDLYSGIEHQQTPDVVQSLKLISRPGSERIIRHAFEYARKNNRKKVTCLVKDNIMKLSDGLFHQVFKEIAAEYPEIESNSYIVDIGMARLADSPEEFDVIVTLNLYGDIASDIAAQIAGSVGLAGSANIGDQIAMFEAIHGSAPDIAGKGIANPSGLLHGAIMMLVHIGQPEAAEKIHNAWLKTIEDGVLTGDIAKGKNAVGTKEFSHAVVERLGQSPSVLEPVVYRKEVLEEKEETNRPNYVPERELDGTDVFLFNNTLTIDEIAEKLTRAAAESNHEFVMMTNRGVKVYPNGFSETFLSDHWRCRFQPVEGKKETQGAIRELLTQIESEELDWIKIENLYRFDGKIAYSLAQGQ from the coding sequence ATGGCAGAAAAGCGCCCAATTACGGTAGCAACAGGAGACGGCATTGGTCCAGAAATTATGGAAGCAACCTTGCACATCTTAGAACAAGCTGGGGCTGAAATTGAGCCTGAATTTATTGACGTTGGAGAGAAAGTATACCTTTCTGGAAATTCAACGGGAATCCCTCAGGAAGCATGGGATTCGTTGCGTCGAACTAAAGTACTTCTCAAAGCACCTATTACAACACCACAGGGTGGAGGATACAAGAGCTTAAATGTAACCATTCGTACCGCTATGGGTCTATATGCAAACGTTCGCCCTTGCGTTTCTTATAACCCTGTTGTAGAAAATAAGCATCCTGACATGGATCTTGTCATTGTTCGAGAAAATGAAGAAGATCTCTATTCAGGAATTGAGCATCAGCAAACACCGGACGTTGTACAAAGCTTGAAGCTTATTTCACGACCGGGATCTGAGCGTATCATTCGTCATGCATTTGAATATGCTCGTAAAAACAATCGTAAGAAAGTAACATGTCTCGTGAAAGATAACATCATGAAATTAAGTGATGGTCTTTTCCATCAGGTTTTCAAAGAGATTGCGGCTGAATATCCTGAAATTGAATCTAATAGTTATATTGTTGACATTGGTATGGCGCGCTTAGCTGATTCGCCTGAAGAATTTGATGTAATCGTTACATTGAATTTATACGGTGATATCGCTTCTGATATTGCCGCTCAAATTGCTGGAAGTGTAGGTTTGGCGGGATCTGCCAATATCGGTGATCAAATTGCGATGTTTGAAGCTATTCACGGAAGCGCTCCTGATATTGCAGGTAAAGGTATTGCAAACCCATCAGGTCTTCTGCACGGTGCGATTATGATGCTTGTTCATATTGGACAGCCTGAAGCTGCAGAGAAAATTCACAATGCATGGTTGAAAACAATTGAGGATGGCGTGCTAACAGGCGATATTGCAAAAGGGAAAAATGCTGTTGGAACGAAAGAATTCTCTCATGCAGTAGTTGAACGTCTTGGTCAATCTCCTTCAGTACTCGAACCGGTCGTATATCGTAAAGAAGTATTGGAAGAGAAAGAAGAAACGAATCGTCCCAATTATGTTCCTGAACGCGAGCTTGACGGAACAGATGTATTTTTATTTAACAACACCCTAACAATTGATGAAATTGCAGAGAAGCTAACGCGTGCAGCGGCAGAAAGCAATCATGAATTTGTGATGATGACAAATCGTGGTGTGAAAGTATATCCCAATGGATTCTCTGAAACATTCTTATCTGATCACTGGCGCTGCAGGTTCCAACCAGTTGAAGGTAAAAAAGAAACTCAAGGAGCGATCCGTGAACTACTAACACAAATTGAATCAGAAGAATTAGATTGGATTAAGATCGAGAACTTATATCGCTTTGACGGTAAGATTGCATACTCCTTAGCACAAGGGCAATAA
- a CDS encoding SCO family protein: protein MKNRLLLVTVITLLVVLAACGKEVPDDLDWKVQDFTYTDHTKSEFGLNDLEGKVWIADFIFTNCETVCPPMTANMSQLQDKLSEADVDVELVSFSVDPERDTPEQLVTFSEKFDADLSNWHFLTGYNEDEIKGFAESSFKTAVDADPSSDQFIHGTNFYLVNKEGIAVKKYSGYSNVPFEEIVDDVKALQ, encoded by the coding sequence ATGAAGAATCGACTGTTATTAGTAACAGTAATAACTCTTCTTGTCGTACTAGCTGCATGTGGGAAAGAAGTTCCTGACGATCTCGATTGGAAAGTACAAGATTTTACATATACAGACCATACAAAAAGTGAGTTTGGATTAAATGATTTAGAAGGAAAAGTGTGGATAGCTGATTTTATTTTTACAAATTGTGAGACGGTGTGTCCCCCAATGACAGCGAATATGTCACAGCTTCAGGATAAGCTAAGTGAAGCGGATGTAGATGTAGAACTCGTTTCATTTTCAGTAGATCCTGAACGGGATACTCCTGAACAGCTTGTGACATTCTCTGAAAAATTTGATGCTGATCTATCTAACTGGCACTTCTTGACTGGATACAATGAAGACGAAATAAAAGGTTTTGCGGAAAGTAGTTTTAAAACGGCTGTAGATGCTGACCCAAGTTCAGATCAATTCATTCATGGTACTAATTTCTACCTTGTTAATAAAGAAGGGATTGCCGTTAAGAAGTATTCTGGCTATTCTAACGTTCCATTTGAAGAGATCGTGGACGACGTCAAAGCGCTTCAATAA